A section of the Pseudanabaena mucicola str. Chao 1806 genome encodes:
- the ftsZ gene encoding cell division protein FtsZ, producing the protein MKQQLGVDARADNIMLGSVAKIKVIGVGGGGGNAVNRMIASDVVGVEFWSFNTDAQALLQSSASKRFQMGQKLTRGLGAGGNPAIGQKAAEESRDDIAAAVEGADLVFITAGMGGGTGTGAAPIIAEVAKEAGALTVGIVTRPFTFEGRRRGQQAEEGIAGLQSRVDTLIVIPNDKLLSVISEQTPVQEAFRVADDILRQGVQGISDIIMIPGLVNVDFADIRAVMADAGSAMMGIGIGSGKSRAREAAMTAISSPLLETSVEGASGVVFNITGGEDMTLHEVNAAAETIYEVVDPNANIIFGAVIDPKLDGEIRITVIATGFAPKTHPAIPPQISKRSPQSLTSSSKSTLAPPTSTSQSTSQSEIKISKPGLDIPDFLQRRRPPK; encoded by the coding sequence ATGAAGCAGCAGTTAGGCGTTGATGCAAGAGCGGATAATATCATGTTGGGCAGTGTTGCAAAAATTAAAGTAATTGGTGTTGGTGGTGGCGGCGGCAACGCTGTAAATCGCATGATTGCGAGTGATGTAGTTGGCGTAGAGTTTTGGTCATTTAATACCGATGCCCAAGCTCTTCTCCAATCCTCTGCATCTAAACGCTTTCAAATGGGGCAAAAGCTGACCAGAGGTTTAGGTGCTGGCGGCAACCCTGCGATCGGTCAAAAAGCTGCCGAAGAGTCCCGTGATGACATCGCTGCTGCCGTTGAAGGAGCCGACTTAGTATTTATTACCGCAGGTATGGGTGGTGGCACAGGCACTGGAGCCGCACCAATTATTGCCGAAGTAGCTAAAGAAGCAGGTGCATTGACCGTAGGGATTGTCACTCGCCCATTTACCTTTGAAGGTAGAAGACGCGGACAACAAGCTGAAGAAGGGATTGCTGGTTTACAGAGTCGAGTCGATACGCTCATTGTGATCCCCAATGATAAATTGTTATCGGTGATCTCTGAACAAACCCCCGTCCAAGAGGCTTTTCGAGTTGCCGATGACATTCTGCGTCAAGGTGTACAGGGAATTTCTGACATCATCATGATTCCTGGATTAGTTAACGTGGACTTTGCCGATATTCGCGCAGTAATGGCAGATGCAGGCTCAGCGATGATGGGTATTGGCATTGGTTCAGGCAAATCTAGAGCCAGAGAAGCTGCGATGACGGCAATTTCATCGCCATTATTAGAAACATCAGTTGAAGGAGCTAGTGGCGTTGTCTTTAACATCACAGGTGGCGAAGATATGACCCTTCATGAAGTCAATGCAGCAGCGGAAACTATCTATGAAGTTGTTGACCCAAATGCCAATATTATTTTTGGTGCAGTGATTGATCCTAAGCTAGATGGTGAAATTAGGATTACTGTAATTGCAACGGGGTTTGCTCCAAAGACACACCCTGCGATCCCACCTCAAATTTCTAAGCGATCGCCTCAGTCTCTAACATCCTCTTCAAAGTCAACTTTAGCTCCTCCGACTAGTACCTCACAAAGTACTTCGCAATCAGAAATTAAGATCAGTAAGCCTGGATTAGATATTCCCGACTTTTTACAGCGTCGTCGCCCACCAAAATAA
- a CDS encoding cell division protein FtsQ/DivIB translates to MTLEFPISSGEADYVARRKQLRKQRRLRIFQRVWQLVFITGLTGGMLWVAVLPEWQLRSSNQVEIEGNKLLSKETIKKSLSIQYPQSIFQIQPQVIAAQLEASAPVSKVSVSRTIFPSKLTIQVQERLPIANSTRNNQQGFLDAEGVWMPAKVYPSNITKPNLTVLESTNRRFEQWSTLYRQVSQSQVKISHVDIRDESNLILNTELGLVYFGTYKPSLFSTQLDTLDRLRILPEQLKSKSFNYIDLSQPANPILEMHIQPKDKFSETRY, encoded by the coding sequence ATGACGCTTGAATTCCCGATCTCCAGTGGAGAGGCAGACTATGTGGCTCGCCGCAAACAACTGCGAAAACAACGCCGCCTTCGCATTTTTCAACGTGTGTGGCAATTAGTATTTATCACAGGGCTGACAGGTGGAATGTTGTGGGTTGCCGTACTGCCAGAATGGCAATTGCGTAGCTCAAATCAGGTTGAAATTGAGGGTAATAAATTACTCTCTAAAGAAACTATTAAGAAATCCCTGTCGATTCAATACCCACAATCAATTTTTCAGATTCAGCCACAGGTAATAGCCGCTCAGCTAGAAGCGTCAGCACCCGTTTCCAAAGTTTCAGTATCTCGTACTATTTTCCCATCAAAGTTAACTATCCAAGTCCAAGAGCGTCTGCCAATCGCTAACTCCACACGCAACAATCAGCAAGGCTTTCTCGATGCTGAGGGAGTTTGGATGCCCGCTAAGGTATATCCATCTAATATTACTAAGCCAAATCTTACAGTTCTAGAGTCAACTAATCGGAGATTTGAACAATGGTCAACTTTGTATCGACAAGTTAGCCAAAGTCAGGTCAAAATATCGCATGTGGATATTAGGGATGAATCAAATCTAATTTTAAATACTGAGCTAGGCTTAGTATATTTTGGCACATACAAACCCTCACTATTTAGCACACAGTTAGATACACTTGATCGACTTAGAATCTTACCTGAACAGTTGAAATCTAAAAGTTTCAACTATATTGATTTAAGCCAACCTGCTAACCCAATTTTAGAAATGCATATCCAACCCAAGGATAAATTTTCGGAAACAAGATATTAA
- a CDS encoding AAA family ATPase — MFTEVQIENYKSIQSLKINLGRVNVFIGENGCGKSNILEAIALAGAAAGNKLDNEFLAPRGIRVTEPEFMRSAFDKENITKAIKVNLNNSNDIPLNIEMQNDNHTYSSWHIVNKNLVDIFQRLPSSENFLIDNVPDFENNVKQIAEDIIKTRLKEISIDIPNNQEIIDLFENIVRDAALNLSNFAKDTTLSFSNIVSQDVLRLREFLIFAPEYSSLRTFEQEGQIQPLGNNGQGLLKLLQVLNNNSDKINEIRQRLELIDWFDDFKVPNSDLERVIQVKDRYLDKDLPYFNQRSSNEGFLFLMFYFALFVSDDTPKFFAIDNIENALNPKLCTKLIQELVELAKKHDKQVIFTTHNPAVLDGLDLNDDEQRLFTIYRNIYGHTKAERIFAPQPLEDEDPVPLSEAFMNGYIGGLPDNF, encoded by the coding sequence ATGTTTACTGAAGTTCAAATCGAGAACTACAAGTCTATCCAAAGTCTCAAGATAAATTTGGGACGGGTTAATGTGTTTATCGGGGAAAATGGTTGCGGAAAGAGCAATATTTTAGAGGCGATCGCTTTAGCTGGTGCAGCAGCAGGTAACAAGTTAGATAATGAGTTTTTAGCGCCTAGAGGGATTAGAGTTACTGAGCCAGAATTTATGCGATCGGCTTTTGATAAAGAGAATATTACAAAAGCAATCAAGGTAAATCTAAATAACAGCAATGATATTCCACTAAATATTGAAATGCAGAATGATAACCATACTTATTCTAGTTGGCATATTGTCAACAAAAATTTAGTTGATATCTTTCAGCGATTACCTAGTTCTGAGAATTTTTTAATTGATAATGTCCCAGATTTTGAAAACAATGTTAAACAAATAGCTGAGGATATAATTAAAACAAGATTAAAAGAGATAAGTATAGATATTCCTAATAATCAAGAAATCATTGATTTATTTGAAAATATTGTTAGAGATGCCGCTTTAAATTTGTCGAATTTTGCTAAAGATACTACTTTAAGTTTTTCAAATATTGTAAGTCAAGATGTTTTACGGCTAAGAGAGTTTTTAATATTTGCACCTGAATATTCCTCGTTGCGAACTTTTGAACAAGAAGGACAAATTCAGCCACTGGGAAATAATGGACAAGGATTACTCAAGCTTCTACAAGTTTTAAATAACAATTCAGATAAAATCAATGAGATTAGGCAAAGGCTTGAGCTTATTGATTGGTTTGATGATTTTAAAGTTCCTAACTCTGATTTAGAAAGAGTTATTCAAGTTAAGGATCGATATTTAGATAAAGATTTACCATACTTTAATCAAAGAAGCTCGAATGAAGGCTTTTTATTTTTAATGTTTTATTTTGCATTGTTTGTTAGCGATGACACGCCAAAGTTTTTTGCAATTGATAACATTGAAAATGCACTAAATCCTAAGTTGTGTACAAAACTAATCCAAGAATTAGTAGAGCTAGCAAAAAAACATGATAAGCAAGTTATCTTCACAACTCATAATCCTGCGGTCTTAGATGGGCTAGATTTAAACGATGATGAACAAAGACTATTTACGATTTATCGAAATATTTATGGTCATACAAAAGCAGAACGTATATTTGCACCGCAACCCTTAGAAGATGAAGATCCTGTTCCATTATCGGAGGCTTTTATGAATGGTTACATTGGAGGACTACCAGATAATTTCTAA
- the htpG gene encoding molecular chaperone HtpG, translating into MHEQGTISIHTENIFPIIKKALYSERDIFLRELISNAVDAISKLKMVSYAGETTHSADPEIVVTIDKDKKTIAIADTGIGMTADEVKKYINQVAFSSAQEFATKYANSGAGDQQIIGNFGLGFYSSFMVASNVEIDTRSYKEGAEAVHWSCDGSTTFTLDSSDRANVGTTITLTLQEDAEEYLNEFEIKRMIRNYCDFMPVPIKLNDEVINKQTALWDKSPKSVTNEEYLEFYRYLYPYQDDPLFWIHLNTDYPFVIKGILYFPKMKADIDPNRGQIKLFCNHVFVSDNCDDVIPKFLMPLRGAIDSTDIPLNVSRSFLQGDPKVRKIQDFIAKKVGDRLTSLYSDSREEFLKCWQDISIFMKFGSMNSDKFYQQVKEILVYPTTSEDEKVKSESGNYTTLQEYLERNKAEHENQVFYTSDPIAQGTYVELHKNQGIEVLTFDSFIDSHFINFLEREFKDIKFARVDAEIDDRLVDKESKTEIVDPKTNKTKSDHLQDIFRAALNKPKLTIRTEAIKAEDAASAPPAIILLPEFARRMQEMTAVLQQGSVSFPEDHILLVNTSHPLMEKLISLDASQILVDGKSESANLANLICNHVYDLALMAQKSFDADSMKGFLQRSNQLLTTLTSKI; encoded by the coding sequence ATGCACGAGCAGGGAACGATCAGCATTCATACCGAGAATATCTTTCCCATTATCAAGAAGGCTTTATATTCAGAACGTGATATCTTCTTGCGGGAGTTGATTTCTAATGCAGTTGATGCAATTAGCAAACTCAAGATGGTGTCCTATGCGGGCGAGACTACGCATTCTGCTGATCCTGAAATTGTTGTCACAATTGATAAAGACAAAAAGACGATCGCGATCGCCGATACAGGCATCGGGATGACGGCAGATGAAGTTAAAAAATATATTAACCAAGTTGCTTTTTCCAGTGCACAAGAATTTGCCACAAAGTACGCTAATAGCGGTGCTGGCGATCAACAAATTATTGGTAATTTTGGTTTAGGTTTCTATTCGTCATTTATGGTGGCGAGCAATGTGGAGATCGATACGAGATCATACAAAGAAGGTGCTGAGGCTGTACATTGGTCTTGCGATGGCTCCACGACCTTTACCCTTGATAGTAGCGATCGCGCCAATGTGGGTACAACGATCACGCTGACTTTGCAAGAAGATGCGGAAGAGTATTTAAATGAATTTGAAATTAAGCGGATGATTCGCAACTATTGCGACTTCATGCCCGTACCGATCAAGCTCAATGATGAAGTGATCAATAAACAAACTGCTTTGTGGGACAAATCACCCAAATCAGTTACCAATGAAGAATATCTAGAATTCTATCGTTATCTCTATCCTTACCAAGATGATCCTCTATTCTGGATTCATTTGAATACGGATTATCCCTTTGTAATTAAGGGTATTCTCTATTTCCCCAAGATGAAGGCGGATATAGACCCCAATCGTGGACAAATCAAACTATTTTGCAACCACGTTTTTGTCAGCGACAATTGCGATGATGTGATTCCCAAGTTTTTGATGCCTTTGCGTGGGGCGATCGATAGTACTGATATTCCTTTGAATGTATCGCGTAGTTTCTTGCAAGGTGATCCCAAGGTTCGCAAGATTCAAGACTTTATTGCTAAGAAAGTAGGCGATCGCTTGACCTCTCTATATAGTGACTCTCGCGAAGAGTTCTTGAAGTGTTGGCAAGATATCAGCATCTTCATGAAGTTTGGTTCGATGAATAGTGATAAGTTCTACCAACAGGTCAAGGAAATCCTAGTCTATCCCACCACTAGCGAAGATGAGAAAGTCAAGAGTGAAAGCGGCAACTACACTACTCTCCAAGAGTATCTAGAGCGCAATAAGGCGGAACATGAAAACCAAGTGTTCTATACTTCTGACCCCATTGCTCAAGGGACTTATGTAGAACTTCATAAAAACCAAGGTATTGAAGTGCTTACCTTTGATTCCTTTATTGATAGTCACTTCATCAACTTCCTTGAACGCGAATTTAAGGATATTAAGTTTGCGCGTGTGGATGCAGAAATCGACGATCGCCTCGTTGATAAGGAATCAAAAACGGAAATCGTCGATCCTAAGACCAACAAAACCAAGAGCGATCATCTCCAAGATATCTTCCGTGCGGCTCTGAATAAGCCCAAACTCACAATCCGTACTGAGGCAATCAAGGCTGAGGATGCGGCTTCAGCACCACCTGCGATTATTCTCTTGCCTGAATTTGCCCGTCGGATGCAGGAGATGACTGCTGTACTGCAACAGGGTTCAGTTAGCTTCCCAGAAGACCATATCTTGTTGGTAAATACTTCTCATCCTTTGATGGAAAAGTTGATCAGTTTAGATGCCAGTCAAATTCTTGTTGATGGTAAATCAGAATCGGCAAATCTCGCGAATTTGATTTGTAATCATGTCTACGACTTAGCCTTGATGGCGCAAAAGAGCTTTGATGCTGACAGCATGAAGGGCTTCTTGCAGCGTTCTAATCAATTACTAACTACGTTGACTAGCAAAATCTAA
- a CDS encoding ribose-phosphate pyrophosphokinase, translating to MTHLTTTRHGLHRLPSLNSGEDRLRLFAGSANLPLAQEISRYLGIELGPMVRKNFADGEVYVQVQESIRGCDVYLLQPTCRPVNDNLTELLIMIDACRRASARQITAVMPYYGYARADRKTAGRESITAKLVANLIVQSGADRVIAMDLHSAQIQGYFDIPCDHVYGAPVLLDYLSEKRLPDLVVVSPDVGGVARARAFAKKLNDAPLAIIDKRRQTHNVAEVMNVIGDVSGKTAVLVDDMIDTAGTIYEAAKLLRKEGARQVYACATHAIFSPPAIERLSSGVFEEVIVTNSTPVRQENYFTQLRVLSVADLLGETIWRVHEDTSVSSMFR from the coding sequence GTGACACACTTAACGACTACTAGGCACGGACTTCACAGATTACCATCTCTTAATAGTGGTGAAGATCGACTGAGGCTGTTTGCTGGCTCGGCAAACTTACCACTTGCCCAAGAGATTTCCCGTTATTTAGGTATAGAACTCGGTCCTATGGTGCGAAAAAATTTCGCCGATGGGGAAGTCTATGTGCAAGTACAGGAATCGATTCGGGGTTGTGATGTTTATTTGCTCCAACCTACCTGTCGCCCTGTTAATGACAATTTGACTGAATTGTTAATTATGATTGATGCTTGCCGTCGTGCATCGGCAAGGCAAATTACCGCCGTGATGCCCTATTACGGTTATGCTCGCGCTGATCGCAAAACCGCAGGACGTGAATCGATCACCGCAAAACTAGTGGCTAACTTGATTGTGCAATCTGGAGCTGATCGCGTTATTGCTATGGATTTGCACTCAGCACAGATTCAGGGATATTTTGATATTCCCTGTGACCACGTCTATGGCGCTCCCGTTTTGTTAGACTATCTCAGCGAAAAGAGACTCCCCGATTTAGTGGTGGTTTCTCCCGATGTGGGAGGCGTAGCTCGTGCTCGCGCCTTTGCGAAAAAGCTCAATGATGCTCCCCTAGCCATCATTGATAAGCGTCGCCAAACTCACAACGTGGCTGAAGTGATGAATGTAATTGGGGATGTTTCGGGTAAAACTGCTGTACTTGTCGATGACATGATCGATACCGCAGGCACTATTTATGAGGCCGCCAAGCTGCTTAGAAAAGAGGGGGCTAGACAAGTTTATGCCTGTGCTACCCATGCGATTTTTTCACCACCAGCAATCGAGCGACTTTCCAGTGGAGTATTTGAAGAAGTCATCGTGACTAACTCCACTCCTGTAAGACAGGAGAACTATTTTACTCAACTGCGGGTTTTATCAGTTGCTGACCTATTGGGTGAAACGATTTGGCGTGTGCATGAAGATACTTCTGTAAGTAGTATGTTTCGGTAG